GAGTGTTCAATCAGAGCTACGGCGTATCCGCGCCTTATTCGCTATCTGGCAACCCCGACACCGACATCCGGCTCAAAGTCCATGAGGAAACCTACGAAGACGTCAGCCGCAACAGCCACTGGGGCCGCGGCGCCGTCTTTGTCAAATCCGCCGGCAACAACTACAAATCCTTCAAAATAAAGAGCGGTTATATATACGGTTATCGCGGCAACAATGGACTGCCGCTGCAAGATGCCAACATCGACCCGGAGAACAGCAATTACTGGAATGTGGTGGTAGCTGCGATCAATGCCGACGGAGTCCGCTCCTCATATTCTTCCGCCGGCTCGAATGTGCTGCTATCCGCTCCTGGAGGCGAATACGGCACAGACACCCCAGCCATCGTCACCACGGACCTGAGCGGCTGCAACCGCGGCTGGAACATCAGCGGCGATACGGAAAACCGACTGCACGGGGGCAACGCGCAAGATCCCAATTGCGATTACACCGGCGTGATGAACGGCACGTCCTCCGCCGCCCCTGCCGCCTCCGGGGCGTTCGCTCTGGTAATGTCGGCCAACCCGGCCCTGAGCGCCCGCGACGTGCGCCATATCCTGCTGACTACCGCTCGGCAGATTGATGCCGCCAATCCTGGCGTAACGCTTGAGTTCAAGGATCCGGCTGGCGTCGCTCACCGCTATCAAGCCATTCCCGGCTGGCAAAAGAACGCCGCAGGCCTGGCATTCCACTCTTTCTATGGCTTCGGCCTGATCGATGTGGACAAGGCCGTTGAAAAAGCGTTGTTTTACAACAAGCCGCTACCTCCACTGCAAAAAACTCGCTGGGAAACCATTTCCGTTCAAGCCGCCATTCCTGATGCGGACGAAAAAGGCGTGGAAAGCACATACGTCCAGCAGGACAATTTGACGGTGGAAGCAGTCCAAGTCCTGGTAGATGCGGAGCACGGACGCGCCAGCGATCTCGCAGTGGAGTTGATCTCGCCCTCCGGCACCCGTTCCATACTGCTGGCGCCTCGCACAGGGCTGGTAAAAGAGGAATACGGCTTGGATCAGCAGCGCTTGCTGTCCAATCAGTTCTATGGAGAAGCTGCGAAAGGCCAATGGCGATTGCGCGTATTGGACACCAATAGCGGCGACTATCAGTACTACTCCGTTTCCGACAATAAAGCCACGCTCATCACGCTGCCCAATGCGACCGGCAAACTGAAGTCTTGGTCCATTCGCTTTTTCGGCCATAGGAGCTAAACATGAAAAACCTGCTTATCTTGATTCCCATCTTGTTCACTCTCTCAGCTGCCGCGCAGACCAATGATCCACTGCTGGCCACCAACCCCAGCGGGCAAGCCATCGCCATCAATGGCAAGGTGTACTACAAGCAGGCCACGCTTCGCGCCAAACGTTCGGCCGCAGAAGCCATAGCGCCGGCATTGAAACGAGGCGATATCGTACAGGGCGCGAGTCAGATACTGCCGGCTACCGTCAGCGGCGCCGTGCTGGTGCAATTGGCCTCGCCGCAAGACGAAGCCGCCATCGCCCGCGACTATGGCTTGACGGCACGCCAACGCACTGCCAGCGTGGTGGTATTCGACAGCGAGCCGCAGACCGACCTGCTGGCGCTGCAACAAAAGCTATTTTCCGATAAAAGAGTAAAAAAGGCGCAACTGGAATTGGCCAGCAAAGACAAGCAACTCGAATAATTTCCCCGCCAGTAAAAAACGCCACGGACAAGTCCGTGGCGTTTTTGTGTCCTGCTGCCCAAGCGATGGGCGCTTCAGGCTTACAGCACTTCGATGATGCCGGCGGCGCCCATGCCGGTGCCGATGCACATCGTCACCATGCCATGGCCCTTCAGGCCGGCATCGCGCATGCCGTGCACCAGGGTGGCGGTGCGGATGGCGCCGGTGGCGCCCAGCGGGTGGCCCAGCGCGATGGCGCCGCCGTGCGGGTTCACCTTGGACATGTCCAGCTCCAGATCGCGCGCCACGGCCAGCGCCTGGGCGGCGAAGGCTTCGTTCAGCTCGATCCACTTCAGGTCGTCCTGCTTCAGGCCGGCCTGGGCCAGCGCGGCCGGGATGGCTTCCTTGGGACCGATGCCCATGATTTCCGGCGGCACGCCCTTGACCGAGAAGGTCACGTAGCGGGCCAGCGGCACCAGGTTGAATTCCTTCAGCACGCGCTCGGACACCAGGATCACCGCGCCGGCGCCGTCGGACATCTGCGAGGAGTTGCCGGCGGTGACCGAGCCCTTGGCGTCGAACACGGTCTTCAGCTTGGCCAGGCCTTCCAGCGTGGTTTCGCGGCGCGGGCCTTCGTCGGTGTCCAGCACGCGCTTCTTCACCACCACTTCGCCGGTTTCCAGATTAGGCGTGCGATAGGTCACTTCCAGCGGGGTGATTTCGTTCTTGAACTTGCCGCCGTCGATGGCCGCCAGCGCGCGGCGGTGCGATTCCACCGCGAACGCATCCTGGTCTTCGCGCGACACGCCCCACTGCTGCGCCACTTTTTCAGCGGTCAGGCCCATGCCGTAGGCGATGCCGTAGTTCTCGTCCTTGGCGAAGATTTCCGGGTTCAGCGACACCTTGTTGCCCATCATCGGCACCAGCGACATCGATTCCGCGCCGGCAGCGATCACCACGTCGGCTTCGCCCAGACGGATGCGGTCGGCCGCCATCTGCACGGCGTTGATGCCGGACGAGCAGTAGCGGTTGATGGTGATGCCGCCCACGGTATTGGGCAGGCCAGCCAGCAGCACGCCGATGCGCGCCATGTTCAGGCCTTGCTCCGCTTCCGGGAAGGCGCAACCGACCACGCAGTCGGAAATCAGTTTCGGATCCAGATTCGGCACCTGCGCCAACGCGCCGGTGATCACATGCGCCAGCATGTCGTCCGGGCGCACGTGGCGCATCATGCCGCGCGGCGCCTTGCCCACCGGGGTGCGGGTGACGGCGACGATGTAAGCTTCTTGTACTTGTTTGCTCATTTTCGATTCTCCTGTCGGCCGCCTGATCGCTTCTACCGCGATCAAGCGGCCTTTCATCTGGCTATTGGCCGTACTTGCGGGAGGATTCGTCGCGAGCGGGCCGAGGTCGAAGCGAGAAGCGCAGCCGTACATGCGGTACGGCGAGCATCGCAGCATTCGAGA
The Chromobacterium sp. IIBBL 290-4 DNA segment above includes these coding regions:
- a CDS encoding acetyl-CoA C-acyltransferase, whose protein sequence is MSKQVQEAYIVAVTRTPVGKAPRGMMRHVRPDDMLAHVITGALAQVPNLDPKLISDCVVGCAFPEAEQGLNMARIGVLLAGLPNTVGGITINRYCSSGINAVQMAADRIRLGEADVVIAAGAESMSLVPMMGNKVSLNPEIFAKDENYGIAYGMGLTAEKVAQQWGVSREDQDAFAVESHRRALAAIDGGKFKNEITPLEVTYRTPNLETGEVVVKKRVLDTDEGPRRETTLEGLAKLKTVFDAKGSVTAGNSSQMSDGAGAVILVSERVLKEFNLVPLARYVTFSVKGVPPEIMGIGPKEAIPAALAQAGLKQDDLKWIELNEAFAAQALAVARDLELDMSKVNPHGGAIALGHPLGATGAIRTATLVHGMRDAGLKGHGMVTMCIGTGMGAAGIIEVL
- a CDS encoding S8 family serine peptidase codes for the protein MKKTSVNGAALAAAAALSASAAAGPAYPLQAGDPLVKQQWHLQNTGQDAFSKRGGIAGYDLNLAFTHLRGIRGVGTTIAVIDGGVEIRHPDLAANVVPGSKNFDNGSGDPTPDKPEDNHGTAVAGIAAAVGWNGIGGRGVAPSASLQGFNWIHTQTLDDWLLSHGKKPGGRPLEAFTDARVFNQSYGVSAPYSLSGNPDTDIRLKVHEETYEDVSRNSHWGRGAVFVKSAGNNYKSFKIKSGYIYGYRGNNGLPLQDANIDPENSNYWNVVVAAINADGVRSSYSSAGSNVLLSAPGGEYGTDTPAIVTTDLSGCNRGWNISGDTENRLHGGNAQDPNCDYTGVMNGTSSAAPAASGAFALVMSANPALSARDVRHILLTTARQIDAANPGVTLEFKDPAGVAHRYQAIPGWQKNAAGLAFHSFYGFGLIDVDKAVEKALFYNKPLPPLQKTRWETISVQAAIPDADEKGVESTYVQQDNLTVEAVQVLVDAEHGRASDLAVELISPSGTRSILLAPRTGLVKEEYGLDQQRLLSNQFYGEAAKGQWRLRVLDTNSGDYQYYSVSDNKATLITLPNATGKLKSWSIRFFGHRS